In the Parus major isolate Abel chromosome 4A, Parus_major1.1, whole genome shotgun sequence genome, one interval contains:
- the C1GALT1C1 gene encoding C1GALT1-specific chaperone 1, with the protein MISESSSFIKGVVLGGVFCMLVTLLGHIKVGHGTKAHHHEHHHIQAPNKEDVLNLSEGERVELSKSIRVYCIILVKPKDLGHWAAARETWSKHCDKAEFYSSENVKVFDSVAVNTNDMWVMMRKAYKITYERYKDEFSWFFLAYPTTFAIIENLKYFLLKKDPSQPFYIGHTVKSGDLEYVDGEGGIVLSLESLRRLAHVLGDPDKCPEQGGMIWKLAEDKQLAICLKYTGVFAENAEDSEGKDVFNTKSVGALIKEAMSTHPQQVVDGCCSDMAITFSGLAPNHMHVMMYGVYRLRPYGHSYSDALVFLPPPGSDND; encoded by the coding sequence ATGATTTCTGAAAGCAGCTCCTTCATCAAGGGTGTGGTGCTTGGAGGAGTTTTCTGCATGTTGGTTACACTTCTCGGACACATTAAGGTGGGCCACGGGACCAAAGCACATCACCACGAGCATCATCACATCCAGGCTCCCAACAAGGAAGATGTCTTAAACCTTTCAGAAGGTGAACGTGTGGAGCTTAGTAAAAGCATCCGTGTTTATTGTATCATCCTTGTCAAACCAAAAGATCTGGGGCACTGGGCTGCAGCAAGGGAGACCTGGAGCAAGCACTGCGACAAGGCAGAATTCTACAGCTCAGAAAACGTCAAAGTGTTTGATTCTGTAGCCGTCAACACCAATGATATGTGGGTAATGATGCGGAAAGCTTACAAGATAACATATGAACGCTATAAGGATGAATTCAGCTGGTTCTTCCTTGCATATCCAACAACATTTGCTATAATTGAAAATCTCAAGtatttcttactgaaaaaagACCCCTCGCAGCCTTTTTACATAGGCCACACTGTGAAATCTGGTGACCTTGAGTATGTAGACGGTGAGGGAGGAATCGTCTTAAGCCTTGAGTCACTAAGACGACTTGCCCATGTCCTTGGAGACCCTGACAAGTGTCCAGAGCAGGGAGGTATGATTTGGAAACTCGCAGAGGACAAGCAGCTGGCAATCTGCCTGAAGTACACCGGCGTGTTTGCCGAAAACGCCGAAGATTCAGAAGGGAAAGATGTCTTTAACACTAAATCTGTCGGGGCCCTCATTAAGGAGGCCATGTCCACTCACCCGCAGCAGGTGGTGGATGGCTGCTGCTCCGACATGGCCATCACCTTCAGCGGGCTGGCCCCCAATCACATGCACGTGATGATGTACGGGGTGTACAGGCTCAGGCCCTACGGTCACTCATACAGTGATGCCCTGGTCTTCCTGCCCCCACCGGGCTCAGACAATGACTGA